Proteins encoded by one window of Megachile rotundata isolate GNS110a chromosome 10, iyMegRotu1, whole genome shotgun sequence:
- the LOC100883595 gene encoding odorant receptor 13a yields MNIRPFSEKEYNQLIKPIMLTAKIISIWPLAENSSTGTIMLRRFHLFSMFFLVVVMSLAVTADVVHNLDDLDEATECALICTAFYLCVVRLTVYTIHQKDMLYVVNTMKEDWITSSLEDRVVLEEKTMFAYRLAKYFISTVAITIILFMCVPLLEIYVLGASEKILPFRGYFFINQTISPIFEILYLFNVTAGGFGGSMIAGATSFNLIVIMHGSAKFAVLRKRLEALNGADASSTSVMADCVLRHRRAIEYADALERIINVLALGQFMISTGLICFAGFQITSMMQDKGRLMKYSTFLNSAILELFMFSFSGNGLIDESEAVGESAYSSGWIGSRLSKSLQIMMMRSQTPSKITAAKFYSMSLQSFSSVLSTSFSYFTVLKATKDD; encoded by the exons ATGAACATTCGACCGTTCAGTGAGAAAGAGTATAATCAGCTCATTAAGCCTATTATGCTCACcgcgaaaattatttcaatctgGCCATTAGCGGAAAATAGCAGCACAGGAACGATAATGCTGAGAAGATTTCATCTTTTTAGCATGTTTTTCTTG GTGGTAGTAATGTCGTTAGCTGTGACGGCCGACGTGGTTCACAATTTAGACGACTTAGACGAAGCAACCGAATGTGCCCTGATTTGTACAGCCTTCTATCTTTGCGTCGTTCGTTTGACGGTTTACACGATTCATCAGAAGGATATGCTCTACGTGGTGAATACAATGAAAGAGGATTGGATCACTTCCTCTCTCGAGGATAGAGTTGTTTTAGAAGAGAAGACGATGTTCGCGTATCGCCTTGCCAAATACTTCATCAGCACTGTGGCTATTACGATTATATTATTCATGTGTGTGCCGCTCTTGGAA ATCTACGTGCTCGGTGCCAGCGAGAAGATACTCCCCTTCCGCGGTTATTTTTTCATCAATCAAACAATATCACCGATCTTCGAAATCCTGTATCTGTTCAACGTAACGGCGGGTGGTTTCGGTGGAAGCATGATCGCGGGAGCAACTAGTTTCAATCTGATAGTGATAATGCACGGGTCGGCCAAGTTTGCGGTTCTCCGGAAGAGACTGGAGGCTTTGAACGGCGCGGATGCTAGCTCTACTTCTGTTATGGCGGACTGCGTGCTACGACATCGGAGAGCCATAGA ATACGCGGACGCACTCGAGAGGATCATAAACGTACTGGCCTTAGGACAATTCATGATTAGCACAGGCCTGATCTGCTTCGCAGGATTTCAGATCACATCG ATGATGCAGGACAAGGGACGACTGATGAAATATTCGACCTTCCTGAACTCCGCCATTCTCGAGCTGTTCATGTTCAGCTTCAGTGGGAACGGATTGATCGATGAG AGCGAAGCAGTAGGTGAATCAGCATACAGCAGCGGATGGATCGGAAGTCGACTCAGTAAGAGTCTTCAGATCATGATGATGCGTTCGCAGACACCCAGCAAGATAACGGCGGCGAAATTCTATAGCATGTCCTTGCAGAGCTTTTCATCG GTTCTCAGTACGTCATTCTCGTATTTCACGGTCCTTAAAGCTACCAAAGACGACTAA